Genomic window (Sulfurospirillum tamanense):
TTAATGTCAAGTGCTAAAAGATTGCGATTTAAAAGCTTACATTCGACCGCTGTCGTTCCCCCGCCTATCATGGGGTCAAGCAGATAATCACCCTCGTTGGAGTAACGCAGAATCAGGTTTCGCACCACATCGGGCGACCAATTGCCGCGATACTTTGAGTTGTGTGTTGCCCAATTCCCCCGACGTGCAAAACTCCACACGGTGGTGCATTCTTGCTCAAAATTTTCTGGATTAAGGGGTTTTTTCTTGGCCATAATTATTATAATTTTTTCCTACATCAATTTTGATTTCTCGTAAATCTTTACCCATATTGTGAAAACCAAATTTATCATCCAACTCTTGATATATTTTTACTTTTTTCCACATTTTGGACATTTGTGCGGCAATTTGATTTTTCCACTTACCATTTTGTAATCTCCTTTAAATTTAATTATTGATATTGAACTCTTTTATAATAATATCTTCAAAATACCTTTCTTTTAGCATGTGGTAATTAATAATATAATCTATAGATTTAAATCCTTTAATTAATTGATTTTTATCAATATTTCCCCAACATCTAATACCATCTGTTAGATATATGAATATAATTTTGTCTCTCTTTAATTCTATGTTTCTATTTAAATAAGAATCAATTATTTCTTCAGGTTTTGAACCCGCATCAAAATAAAAATTTGCTTCAATATTCATTACTATATTATCTTTTATTAAAATAAAATCAGC
Coding sequences:
- a CDS encoding type II restriction endonuclease gives rise to the protein QKVCSKYNITLLVQKQFKYLTENYRLEINEDLANRKADFILIKDNIVMNIEANFYFDAGSKPEEIIDSYLNRNIELKRDKIIFIYLTDGIRCWGNIDKNQLIKGFKSIDYIINYHMLKERYFEDIIIKEFNINN